In Palaemon carinicauda isolate YSFRI2023 chromosome 18, ASM3689809v2, whole genome shotgun sequence, a genomic segment contains:
- the LOC137657556 gene encoding uncharacterized protein yields MGLSDEALLNFIEKKIKYSDERDRRHAEREERALMIKYEENEKQREENEKQRAHELLLQKIRGATSNPSHVTVAVDTTRPLPFCDTDDITAYIVRFEKVAVSLNWERNSWSVQLASLLRGKALDIYTSLSDDVTSDYASLKEALLKGFKKTSDWYRTAFKTAKMDSKSTYEQYLNIFRNFDLWINSLRITKDYEDLRNIVCDQFMSTLPKEIGFFLKERKPRTPEDYSSLADTYASAHKCYPKDEQKYFRHNANVSSSSDKISASEKPEKTNLSRPGKIACYGCGQSGHISRNCPNKVPKKKSESSLEIGQVLDNTGVCGPMVCGTVNGVTVSTILRDTGVVVSEDLIPDPGTNCWVNAVRAPIKYCTVLLGNIPSVQDHNLFPMKSTDSSIAVNAVTRAQVKRRNIVHPLSLPEPFDISIDHESFLREQQNCEALKYAREMSRSGDVKCCKNGLQVAIDLVGPISPPSEAGHRYILTKVDYASSFPEAVALKNITFEDIAEALISIFSRVGVPKEILSDRRPQFRSELMLQVHKLLGVKPLFRTPYHPAANGRIERQHQILKSILKKICELKHNQWHRFLPAALFAMREMPSDTTGFSPFEILYGRQVRGPLTTLKELWTNSDMSAGETDLYSFVLELREKLSDVSDLIVQNMNISSNTYKSYFDLKSNEDMTGMINTVNVNKVAVINADEDDYLKIETVDTNQSTCNINPNLSDVQKDNLRNLCQKYKHVFSDKPGKTSLQEHNIKIKTTEPFVRKNYPIPAHLTKDFDDEVQSLLDLGIIEQSSSNYSSPALLVKKKEGNYRLVVDFRTLNAITDFDCEPMPSFEQDLHKFADFMYITELDICKAYHQIPLTPESRKYTAFSTNLGLMQYVRLPFGLSTACATYIRLMRQVLKGVSFVVCYFDIFILSKDWKIHMADLGKVILRLQETGLTTKPGKCFLGYEDIQYLGYVINKRGIFPQQDKIKAILDIPAPTTKKQLRSFIGSVKLYGRFIQNLSDKLIHLTKFLKKGSSEKFNFDEDALYKFNELKSCLTSPPILQVPDLNNLFCLRTDVSSTGLGAVLLQYIDGEPYPVAFASKKLLPPET; encoded by the exons atgggactctcggatgaagctcttttgaactttatagagaagaaaatcaaaTATAGTGATGAGCGTGATAGAAGacatgctgaaagagaagaaagggctttgatgattaaatacgaagaaaatgaaaagcagagggaagaaaatgaaaagcagagggcACATGAACTTTTATTGCAAAAGATAAGAGGAGCAACATCTAACCCTAGCCATGTAACAGTTGCTGTGGATACTACTAGACCTCTTCCATTTTGTGATACTGATGATATCACCGCATACATAGTAAGGTTTGAAAAGGTAGCAGTTTCTCTCAACTGGGAGCGGAACTCTTGGTCAGTTCAGTTGGCTTCACTTTTACGAGGTAAGGCATTAGATATCTACACGTCGCTCTCAGATGATGTTACAAGTGACTATGCATCATTGAAGGAAgctcttttgaaaggattcaagaagactagtgactggtacaggacagcatttaaaactgcaaaaatggattccaagagcacatatgaacaatatttgaatatatttcgaaATTTTGACTTGTGGATAAATAGTCTTAGGATAACGAAAGACTACGAAGATTTGAGAAACATAGTCTGTGATCAGTTCATGTCTACTTTACCCAAGGAAATTGGTTTTTTTCTTAAGGAGCGTAAACCTAGAACTCCAGAAGATTATTCATCATTGGCAGACACATATGCTTCAGCACACAAATGTTATCCCAAAGATGAGCAGAAGTACTTTAGGCACAATGCAAATGTATCTAGTTCCAGTGACAAGATCAGTGCGAGTGAGAAACCAGAGAAAACTAATTTGTCACGTCCTGGTAAGATTGCATGTTACGGTTGTGGTCAGAGTGGACATATTTCGAGAAACTGTCCTAACAAGGTACCCAAAAAGAAATCTGAATCTTCTCTTGAGATAGGACAAGTTCTGGATAACACTGGAGTATGTGGACCTATGGTATGTGGAACAGTGAATGGTGTTACAGTATCTACAATACTTAGAGATACAGGAGTAGTGGTATCAGAGGATTTGATTCCTGATCCTGGAACAAATT gttgggttaatgctgttcgggctccaataaagtactgtactgtcttattaggcaatattccaAGTGTTCAGGACCATAATTTGTTCCCAATGAAAAGTACGGATTCTTCTATAGCAGTAAATGCAGTAACAAGAGCACaggtaaaaaggagaaatattgtacACCCTCTTTCTTTACCAGAACCATTTGATATATCCATTGATCATGAATCTTTTCTTAGAGAACAGCAGAATTGCGAAGCTTTGAAATATGCAAGAGAAATGAGTCGGTCTGGAGATGTCAAATGTTGCAAGAATGGTTTGCA AGTTGCTATTGACTTGGTGGGCCCGATTTCTCCTCCTAGTGAAGCAGGGCATAGATATATTCTGACTAAGGTAGATTATGCTTCAAGCTTCCCGGAAGCAGTcgctttgaagaacataacatttgaagacattgcagaagccttaatatctattttttccagagTGGGAGTGCCGAAAGAAATTCTTTCTGACAGAAGACCACAATTTCGATCAGAACTCATGTTGCAAGTACACAAGTTATTAGGAGTCAAACCTCTTTTCCGTACCCCCTAtcatcctgctgccaatggaagaatagaaaggcaacaccagattttaaagagtatattgaagaaaatatgtgaGTTAAAACATAATCAATGGCATCGTTTCCTTCCAGCAGCACTGTTCGCCATGAGGGAAATGCCAAGTGATACAACAGGTTTCTCACCATTTGAGATTTTatatggccgtcaagtgagaggTCCCTTGACAACATTGAAGGAACTATGGACAAATTCGGATATGTCGGCAGGGGAAActgatctttattcttttgttttggaacTACGTGAAAAGTTGTCTGATGTTTCTGATTTGATTgttcaaaacatgaatatatcttccaatacatataagtcttattttgatttgaagagta ATGAAGATATGACTGGAATGATAAACACTGTTAATGTTAACAAAGTTGCTGTTATTAATGCTGATGAGGATGATTACCTGAAAATTGAAACTGTGGATACCAATCAGAGTACATGCAACATAAACCCTAATCTTTCAGATGTACAGAAAGATAATCTACGTAACTTATGTCAGAAGTACAAACATGTATTTTCAGATAAACcaggtaaaacttctttacaagagcataatattaagattaagactACTGAACCCTTTGTTCGTAAAAATTATCCAATCCCAGCTCATTTAACTAAGGATTTCGATGACGAAGTACAAAGTTTGCTTGATCTTGGAATAATAGAGCAATCGTCTTCTAATTATTCATCTCCTGCATTGCTCGTCAAAAAGAAAGAAGGTAACTACAGATTGGTTGTTGATTTTAGAACTTTAAATGCAATTACAGATTTTGATTGTGAGCCCATGCCAAGCTTTGAGCAAGATCTTCATAAGTTTGCAGATTTTATGTATATTACAGAACTTGATATCTGCAAGGCATATCATCAGATTCCTCTAACACCAGAAAGTCGCAAGTATACAGCCTTTTCAACTAATCTTGGACTAATGCAatatgtaagattaccttttggccttagcacAGCTTGTGCGACGTATATTAGATTAATGAGGCAAGTATTGAAAGGGGTTTCTTTCGTAGTTTGCTATTTTGATATCTTTATTTTATCCAAAGACTGGAAAATTCATATGGCAGATTTGGGAAAAGTCATATTGCGACTGCAAGAAACGGGATTAACTACTAAACCAGGAAAGTGTTTCCTCGGCTATGAAGATATACAATATTTAGGATATGTAATCAACAAAAGGGGTATTTTTCCTCAACAGGATAAAATTAAAGCTATTTTGGATATTCCTGCTCCCACTACCAAGAAACAGTTACGAAGCTTTATTGGATCTGTAAAATTATATGGTAGATTTATTCAAAATTTGTCAGATAAACTAATTCATCTTACGAAGTTTTTGAAGAAGGGTAgttcagaaaaatttaattttgatgaagATGCATTGTACAAATTTAATGAACTGAAATCTTGTTTAACTTCTCCTCCGATTCTTCAGGTGCCTGATCTAAATAACCTTTTCTGTTTAAGAACGGATGTATCGTCTACAGGTCTAGGAGCAGTTTTGCTGCAGTATATAGACGGTGAACCTTATCCAGTAGCATTCGCAAGCAAGAAACTTCTTCCCCCCGAGACTTGA